The following are from one region of the Ananas comosus cultivar F153 linkage group 20, ASM154086v1, whole genome shotgun sequence genome:
- the LOC109725504 gene encoding pectinesterase-like has translation MSAFQDFGPLTERRRAEKQRTQRKRLMIGGASAAVVLLVIVGAACVVNREKTSSEPSRSSTSNAAAAAADSSIHSVSKTVKMLCSPTDYKESCEKALSKAAANSTSSPKDLIKAAVAAIADEVDKSFGRVADSVKSDDPRVRAAVDDCKELFGYAKAELLRTMNGIDAHRLDDLPKKGHELRIWLSSVITDQETCVEGFPEGELKKKMKDGMEAAKHLTSNALAIIGKAPSFLSSLHVPGVSGGRRRLLEAEEGRELRGDGFPAWLSSKERRALKGQAKNNLTPNLVVAKDGTGNFTTINDAINAVPKTYDGRFVIYIKEGVYEEQVIVPKQMVNLTLFGDGSRKTIITGSRNVADGNNMTTYKSATVAVHGDGFVGTGIGFRNTAGAIKHQAVALRVQSDRSVFLNCRMEGYQDTLYAHSMRQFYRNCIISGTVDFIFGDAAAVLQNCILVVRRPLDNQQNIVTAQGRSDGHQPTGFVVHHCRIIPDGRLVPDKLAIRSYLGRPWREYSHTIIMESQIGDFISRDGYLPWDGDFGLKTLSYAEYNNKGAGADTAARVRWPGYRTITSRDDAAKYTVAAFLNGDQWIRSTGTPVRLGLYQ, from the exons ATGTCTGCCTTCCAAGACTTCGGCCCCCTGACGGAGCGGCGACGGGCCGAGAAGCAGCGGACGCAGCGCAAGCGCCTCATGATCGGAggcgcctccgccgccgtcgtACTCCTCGTCATCGTCGGCGCCGCCTGCGTCGTCAACCGCGAGAAGACCTCGTCCGAGCCCTCGCGCAGCTCGACCTccaacgccgccgccgccgccgccgacagCAGCATCCACTCCGTCTCCAAGACCGTCAAGATGCTCTGCTCGCCGACCGACTACAAGGAGTCGTGCGAGAAGGCCCTCTCGAAGGCCGCCGCGAACTCCACCTCCTCGCCCAAGGACCTGATCAAGGCGGCCGTCGCCGCGATCGCCGACGAGGTCGACAAGTCCTTCGGCCGCGTCGCCGACAGCGTCAAGAGCGACGACCCCCGCGTGAGGGCCGCGGTCGACGACTGCAAGGAGCTGTTCGGGTACGCGAAAGCCGAGCTCCTGAGGACAATGAATGGCATAGAtgcgcaccggctcgacgaccTCCCGAAGAAGGGGCACGAGCTGAGGATATGGCTGAGCTCGGTTATCACGGACCAGGAGACGTGCGTCGAGGGGTTCCCGGAGGGAGAgctgaagaagaaaatgaaggacGGGATGGAGGCCGCGAAGCACCTGACGAGCAACGCATTGGCGATCATCGGAAAGGCGCCGTCGTTCCTCTCCTCCCTTCACGTCCCAGGAGTCAGCGgcgggcgccgccgcctcctcgagGCCGAGGAGGGGAGGGAGCTCCGCGGCGACGGTTTTCCGGCTTGGCTCTCGAGCAAAGAGCGGCGAGCTCTCAAAGGGCAGGCTAAGAACAATCTCACGCCTAATCTCGTTGTGGCCAAAGACGGGACCGGTAACTTCACCACCATCAACGACGCCATTAACGCCGTGCCCAAGACCTATGATGGGAG GTTTgtgatatatataaaagagggcGTGTACGAGGAGCAAGTGATCGTGCCGAAGCAGATGGTGAACCTGACATTGTTTGGAGATGGCTCGAGGAAGACGATTATCACCGGAAGCAGGAACGTTGCCGATGGCAACAACATGACAACCTACAAAAGTGCAACTGTTG CTGTTCATGGGGATGGGTTCGTGGGCACGGGCATAGGATTCCGCAACACGGCAGGGGCGATCAAGCACCAGGCGGTGGCGCTGCGCGTGCAGTCGGACCGGTCCGTTTTCCTGAACTGCCGGATGGAGGGCTACCAGGACACGCTCTACGCGCACTCGATGCGGCAGTTCTACCGCAACTGCATCATCTCCGGCACCGTCGACTTCATCTtcggcgacgccgccgccgtcctCCAGAACTGCATCCTCGTCGTCCGCCGCCCGCTCGACAACCAGCAGAACATCGTCACCGCGCAGGGCCGCTCCGACGGCCACCAGCCCACCGGCTTCGTCGTCCACCACTGCCGCATCATCCCCGACGGCCGCCTCGTCCCCGACAAGCTCGCCATCCGCAGCTACCTCGGCCGCCCCTGGCGCGAGTACTCCCACACAATCATCATGGAGTCGCAGATCGGCGACTTCATCAGCCGCGACGGATACCTCCCCTGGGACGGCGACTTCGGCCTCAAGACGCTGTCCTACGCCGAGTACAACAACAAGGGCGCCGGCGCCGACACAGCCGCCCGGGTGCGCTGGCCCGGATACAGAACCATCACCAGCCGCGACGACGCCGCCAAGTACACGGTGGCCGCCTTCTTGAACGGCGATCAGTGGATTCGGAGCACCGGAACTCCGGTCCGGTTGGGTTTGTACCAGTAA